Part of the Halogeometricum sp. S3BR5-2 genome, GATTCCGGTCCGCGTCTACCGCCCGCGCGGCGGCGGCCCGTCCCCGACGGTGGTGTTCTTCCACGGCGGCGGGTTCGTCCTCGGGAGTCTGGAGGGCCACGATATCCTCTGTCGTCGACTCGTTCGGGAGAGCGACTGTACCGTGGTGTCCGTCGACTACCGTCTCGCGCCCGAGCACCCGTTCCCCGCGGCCGTCGAAGACGCCTACGCGGCGACCGAGTGGGCGGCCGAAAATCCGGACTCCCTCGACGCCGACGGCGGACTGGCCGTCGCGGGCGACAGCGCCGGAGGGACGCTCGCGGCCGTCGTCTCGCTGATGGCCGCCGACAGAGGTGGTCCCGATATCGACTACCAGGCGCTGGTCTACCCCGCCGTGGGCACCGGCGAGCGACGCGAGTCCGTCGAGCGACACGCCGGAACCGTGCTGTCGGAGGCGGACCTGACGTGGTTCCGCGACTGCTACTACGAGAGCGACGTCGACGAGCGGAACCCGTACGCCGACCCGATGCACGCCCGCGACTGCTCGGGCGTCGCGCCGGCGACGGTGGTCACCGCCGGCTTCGACCCGCTACGCGACGGCGGGGCGGCCTACGCCGAGCGACTGGTGCGCGAGGGCGTCTCGGTCCGCTTCGAGAACTACGAGGACATGGTCCACGGGTTCGCCGCGATGTACGAGGTGAACCGCTCGCGCGAACTCGTCGCCGACGTGGCCGCCGACCTGCGCGGGGCGTTCGGGTCGGATACCGCCGTCGGCGACGACGCGTAGGTCCCGTCGCCGCTACGAGCGGCGTTCGACGCCGCCGATTTCGACCCGCGCGGCCCGGTCCCTCGCGTCGAAATGCCGCTCGTCACCTGTCTCCCGCGCCAGGACGAGGTGCCCCTGTACGATGTTCAGGGGGTTGCGCAGGTCGTGGCTGACGACGCTTGCGAAGTCCTCCAGTCGCTCGTTCGTCTCCCGGAGTTCGCGCACCGTCTCCTGCACGTTCGTGTAGTAGTGCCCGATGAGCGCGGTGAACGTCGCGATGGCCGAGACGGCGTTCGCGTGGACGACGACCAGGTCGACCGACGGCCGGAGGTTCACGGACGACAGGAGGGAGAAGAACCACTCGTTCAGCAGGAGTCCGACCGCGACTCCCGAGAGCACCCAGAGCGCGAAGGTGTCGTTGTACCGCGACCCCCGTCGGCGCCACGACGCCGCGACGAGTCCGGCGCCGACCAGCCGCCGGGTACGCTTCGGGAGCGACTACGGTTTCGGCGCCGCGCGAACCGGCTTCCCGAACGCGTACACCGTCTGGTGGCTCGTCACCTCGACGTCGAGGAAGTCGCCGGGTTCGATTCCGTGCTCCGTCGCGTTCTGCACGACGACCTGTCGGTAGGCCTCGTCGCGGCACTTCACCGAGTCGCCGGTGCCCTCCTCGACGACCATCACCTCGCGCGTCTCCCCGACCATCTCCTCGTACGCCTCGGCGACGACGTCCATCTTCAACTCGGACATCGCCTTCGAGCGCTCCTTCTTCACCGTCCCGCCGAGGCCCTTCATCTCGGCGGCGTCGGTGCCGGGGCGCTTCGAGAAGCGCGTGACGTTCACCTTCTCGGGGCGGACCTCCCTGAACAGGTCCATGCTGCGCTCGTGGTCGGCCTCCGTCTCGGTGGGGAAGCCGACGATGAAGTCCGTCGAGAGCGTCCAGTAGTCGAGCGTCTCGTCGAATGTTTCGACTATCTCGCGGAACTTCGCCACCCGGTGCTGGCGGCGCATCTCCTCCAACACGTCGTCGGAACCAGACTGCACGGGGAGGTGGATGAAGTTGTACAGCTTCTCCTGCTCACGGAACACCTCGGCTAGCTCCTCGTGGATGCCGTGAATCCCGCCGGGGTTGGCCATCCCGAGGCGGACGCGGAACTCCCCGTCTATCTCGGTGCAGATGCGGTCGAGCAGTTCGGGGAGCTTTCTGTCGCCCTCGTCCCAGCCGTAGACGCCGGTGTCCTGCCCGGTGATGCGGACCTCCTTCGCGCCCGCGTGGACGAGCGCGCGGGCCTTCTCGACGTTCTCCTCCACGGAGGGGGAGTCCACGCGCCCGGTGGCGAACTTCGTGATGCAGTACGAGCAGTTCGACATGCAGCCGCGAGCGATGGGCAGGATTCCGACGACGCCGTCGAGGACGGGTTCGACGCCCGGCCCCGGCGTCGGGCACTCGCCGTTCGTGACGGCCGAGGGAACGTCGTCCCAGTGGAGAATCTGGGCGTCCACCTCCTCGTCGCGGAACTCCTCGCCCTGCGCGAGCGCCATACAGCCCGTGATGATGAGGTCCGCCGTCTCCTCCTCCAACTCTTTGGCCCGTCGGAGCATGTTGCGCTCCGTCTTCTCGACGACCGTACAGGTGTTCATGATGGCGACGTCGGCTTCGTCGGGTCCCTCCACGCGGTAGTGGCCGGCATCGCGGAGCGCGCTCTCGATGGCTCGGCTCTCGCCGCGGTTGGAGGTGCAGCCGTACGTCTCGATGTGGTATCGGGCCATTCGGTCGTTCTGAGGTCTCTTCCGCGCGGCCAAAAGGCCGACGGTTGGGGTCGGTTCCGGGCGACCGACAGAAACGCTCATGGCACGTGAACGTCACACCGAGACGAATGCCCTCCATCACGACCAGACGGCGGTTCCTCGCTGCGGCCGGCGCGGCGGCGACGGCGTCGCTCGCGGGCTGTTTCGATTCGGTCGGAGAGATAGACGGCGACCTCGGTGACGGAGCGCCGGTTCCCGACGACGCGACGACCGACTGGCCCCTGCCGCACTTCGACGCCGGAGCGACGAGCTACAACCCGAACCCCGTCGGCCCCGCCGAGCGACCCGAGGTGCGGTGGTCCGTCGAGGGCGAGTGGCCCACGGGCCGCATCGCCGTCGTCGGCGACACCGCCTACGTCCCCACGGCCGACGCCCTCCTCGCACTCGACGCGGCCTCCGGCGAGGAGCGCTGGCGCGCAGGGCCGCGAGAGGATACGGACGAAAACTACGGCTCCCCCCGGTTCACCTCCCCCGCAGTAATCGACGGTACGGTCTACGTCGGCACGTCCGACCGCCGCGGCCTCCTCGCACTCGATACGGACACCGGCGAGGAGCGCTGGCGGTGGAACGCCGGCGGACCCGGCGCCGACGTGCGTGCGCCGCCGGTGCCGACGTCGGACCGGGAGGAGATAGCCGTCGGGAACGACGAGGGCCTCGTCGCCCTGTTGGACTCCGAAACGGGCGAGGAGCGCTGGCGAGTCGAGGTGTTCGGTGCGGTGTCGAAACTCGCGCACGCGTTCACGACGCTGGTCGTCGGAACGACCGGTGGCGAGGTGTACAGCCTCTACGACGGCCGCGGCTTCTGGCGGCGGAAAGTCGGCGGTTCGGTGGAGGCGCTGGCGGTCGACGGGGGCTCCGGGGCCTACGTCGGGACGTTCGGCGGCGGCGTCTACCGACTCGCCGGCGGCGCACACGCCGGCCAGACGCGGTGGCGCGCGAGGCGGGGGCCGACGGCCCACGACGCCCTCGCCCTCGCGGACGGAATCGTCGTCGGGACGGACCTCTCGGGGGCGAGCGGCCTCCACCACCGGACCGGAGAGGTTCGCTGGGAGATAGACGGAACGTTCGGGGCCCCGCCGGCCGCGTCCGGGTCGCTCGCGTACCTCGCGGGCGAGGGCGAAGTGGTCGCGGTGGCGCTCGACGGCGGGTACGGATTCGGAGACGCTCGAATCGACGCGACCCGGTGGCGCGTTCCCGTCGAGGGCGTTCCGACGCACGGCGTGAGCGTCGCGAACGGCGCGCTGTTCCTCGCGACGAGGGGTCGAGACGGGTCGTCGCCGCGGGTCTACGCGCTGGCGTAGCCGTCCCCGCGTTCCGCCGGCGTGGTGTCCGCTACTCCTCGGGGAATCCGGACACGATGTCCACACCCGACGACGCGCCGATGCGCTCCGCGCCGGCGTCGAACATCGCCGTCGCCTCCTCGTAGGAGCCGACGCCGCCGGACGCCTTCACGGGCAGGTACTCCGCCATCAGTTCGACGTCCGCGACGGTCGCGCCGCCCTCGGCGAACCCGGTGGAGGTCTTCACGAAGTCGGCGTCGGCTTCCACCGCGGCCTCGCAGGCGCGGCGCTTCTCCTCCTCCGACAGGAGCGCCGTCTCGATGATGACCTTCACCGGAACCGGCACGGCGGCGACCACCTCGGCGACGTCCTCCTCGACGGCGTCGTCGTCGCCGGCCTTCAGGCGGCCGATATTGATGACCATGTCCAGTTCGTCGGCGTCGTTCTCCCAGGCGTCGACGGCCTCCTCGCGCTTGGCGGCCGTCGAGTGCTGGCCGTGCGGGAAACCGACGACGGTGGCGACGGTCACGTCCGGGGCGTAGTCGGCCGCCTCGGCGACGTAGCACGGCGGGATGCAGGCGTTCATTCCGTACTCGGCCGCCTCGTCCAAGACGCTCTCCACGTCCGAGAGCGTCGTCTCCGGCCCGAGGACGGTGTGGTCGATGCGCGCGGCGAACTCCGTGCGGTCCATGCGGGAGAGAGACGGCGACCGCGCGTAAAAGCGACTCGAACGGGCGGACGCGCCGCCCCAGTTCGAGAAACGGACTCGAATCGGGCGAGGCGGCTTCCGTAAGGCTTTCACGGCCGCCAGACACCCACACCGCATGGCGATACTCCCCGAAGGGTTCTCGGTGCCGCCGCT contains:
- a CDS encoding histidine kinase dimerization/phospho-acceptor domain-containing protein, which produces MLSGVAVGLLLNEWFFSLLSSVNLRPSVDLVVVHANAVSAIATFTALIGHYYTNVQETVRELRETNERLEDFASVVSHDLRNPLNIVQGHLVLARETGDERHFDARDRAARVEIGGVERRS
- a CDS encoding alpha/beta hydrolase; protein product: MQADEIHPQAREAMAAQSDLSRLRRFGPKPLRLLERAANWWENRNPPAVGAVDDRTVPGPAGEIPVRVYRPRGGGPSPTVVFFHGGGFVLGSLEGHDILCRRLVRESDCTVVSVDYRLAPEHPFPAAVEDAYAATEWAAENPDSLDADGGLAVAGDSAGGTLAAVVSLMAADRGGPDIDYQALVYPAVGTGERRESVERHAGTVLSEADLTWFRDCYYESDVDERNPYADPMHARDCSGVAPATVVTAGFDPLRDGGAAYAERLVREGVSVRFENYEDMVHGFAAMYEVNRSRELVADVAADLRGAFGSDTAVGDDA
- a CDS encoding tRNA (N(6)-L-threonylcarbamoyladenosine(37)-C(2))-methylthiotransferase yields the protein MARYHIETYGCTSNRGESRAIESALRDAGHYRVEGPDEADVAIMNTCTVVEKTERNMLRRAKELEEETADLIITGCMALAQGEEFRDEEVDAQILHWDDVPSAVTNGECPTPGPGVEPVLDGVVGILPIARGCMSNCSYCITKFATGRVDSPSVEENVEKARALVHAGAKEVRITGQDTGVYGWDEGDRKLPELLDRICTEIDGEFRVRLGMANPGGIHGIHEELAEVFREQEKLYNFIHLPVQSGSDDVLEEMRRQHRVAKFREIVETFDETLDYWTLSTDFIVGFPTETEADHERSMDLFREVRPEKVNVTRFSKRPGTDAAEMKGLGGTVKKERSKAMSELKMDVVAEAYEEMVGETREVMVVEEGTGDSVKCRDEAYRQVVVQNATEHGIEPGDFLDVEVTSHQTVYAFGKPVRAAPKP
- a CDS encoding PQQ-binding-like beta-propeller repeat protein, with translation MPSITTRRRFLAAAGAAATASLAGCFDSVGEIDGDLGDGAPVPDDATTDWPLPHFDAGATSYNPNPVGPAERPEVRWSVEGEWPTGRIAVVGDTAYVPTADALLALDAASGEERWRAGPREDTDENYGSPRFTSPAVIDGTVYVGTSDRRGLLALDTDTGEERWRWNAGGPGADVRAPPVPTSDREEIAVGNDEGLVALLDSETGEERWRVEVFGAVSKLAHAFTTLVVGTTGGEVYSLYDGRGFWRRKVGGSVEALAVDGGSGAYVGTFGGGVYRLAGGAHAGQTRWRARRGPTAHDALALADGIVVGTDLSGASGLHHRTGEVRWEIDGTFGAPPAASGSLAYLAGEGEVVAVALDGGYGFGDARIDATRWRVPVEGVPTHGVSVANGALFLATRGRDGSSPRVYALA
- the deoC gene encoding deoxyribose-phosphate aldolase encodes the protein MDRTEFAARIDHTVLGPETTLSDVESVLDEAAEYGMNACIPPCYVAEAADYAPDVTVATVVGFPHGQHSTAAKREEAVDAWENDADELDMVINIGRLKAGDDDAVEEDVAEVVAAVPVPVKVIIETALLSEEEKRRACEAAVEADADFVKTSTGFAEGGATVADVELMAEYLPVKASGGVGSYEEATAMFDAGAERIGASSGVDIVSGFPEE